In one Halosimplex halophilum genomic region, the following are encoded:
- a CDS encoding NAD-dependent epimerase/dehydratase family protein — protein sequence MSHAGPGEFDHGVDCAVVTGALGGVGAWIVDRLADDGVEVVGVDLDRPDGDRPNAQFRAVDLTDMGETWETVHEVDPDAVVHAAAISGPLDDPGTRVFENNTTSTYNALVAAGRADAEVVWTSSQAAYGMLFAEEPWLPDSLPIEEDHERRPEDPYGASKYCGEVVAGTVARRYDVPVTTIRPASVYGPEAERARPQREGFDLEEGELSGNLWSYVDVRDVARMVEAALAADESGHEVYHCVADENYLGQPTAEIIEAVAGELPAECDLEGQQAALSNAKAKARLGWEPAYSWRAADESPSPGIDWR from the coding sequence ATGTCACACGCAGGACCCGGCGAGTTCGACCACGGCGTCGACTGCGCGGTCGTGACCGGTGCGCTCGGCGGCGTCGGGGCGTGGATCGTCGACAGACTGGCCGACGACGGCGTCGAAGTCGTCGGCGTCGACCTGGACCGGCCCGACGGCGACCGGCCGAACGCGCAGTTCCGCGCCGTCGACCTGACCGACATGGGCGAGACCTGGGAGACGGTCCACGAGGTCGACCCCGACGCGGTCGTCCACGCGGCGGCAATCTCCGGCCCGCTGGACGACCCCGGGACCCGCGTCTTCGAGAACAACACGACGAGCACGTACAACGCGCTCGTCGCGGCCGGGCGGGCCGACGCCGAGGTGGTCTGGACCTCCTCGCAGGCGGCCTACGGGATGCTGTTCGCCGAGGAGCCGTGGCTGCCCGACTCGCTGCCGATCGAGGAGGACCACGAGCGTCGCCCCGAGGACCCCTACGGCGCCTCGAAGTACTGCGGCGAGGTGGTCGCCGGGACGGTCGCCCGGCGCTACGACGTGCCGGTCACGACCATCAGACCGGCGAGCGTCTACGGGCCCGAGGCCGAGCGCGCCCGCCCGCAGCGCGAGGGGTTCGACCTGGAGGAGGGCGAACTGAGCGGCAACCTCTGGTCGTACGTCGACGTGCGGGACGTGGCCCGGATGGTCGAGGCGGCGCTGGCCGCCGACGAGTCGGGCCACGAGGTCTACCACTGCGTCGCCGACGAGAACTACCTCGGCCAGCCGACCGCCGAGATCATCGAGGCCGTCGCGGGCGAACTCCCCGCGGAGTGCGACCTGGAGGGCCAGCAGGCCGCCCTCTCGAACGCGAAGGCGAAGGCGCGACTCGGCTGGGAGCCGGCCTACTCCTGGCGGGCGGCCGACGAGTCGCCGTCGCCCGGGATCGACTGGCGCTGA
- a CDS encoding PH domain-containing protein, whose translation MSDDRPTDDSPADIPPGDAPAADDARPADADRETVGEAAAEEAESAGPSAATPRIEGPQKLNALTVPYQIAQQGISIVVAIFIFGGGGVSALFGSGRSLLAIGAVVAIVLGIAAFVGYFVARYRRFEYELTADTFDIRSGVLSRRVREIPLRRIQNVDISQNVVQRVLGIAEVDLETAGGGGTEAQLQYVGVDDAERLQSEISRLSRAAKAEEGETTATDEERFETVFSITDRELGILALISVDLRLASFLFFGASIFAPSAVSMAQPDNWWEYGFGLDSLVGAFLGPLAALAAVAALAVASGVLNAARYYGFRLDRGDEELRYERGLLQKFRGTIPLSKVQTLTLEENVLARALGYGALTIETAGYTPTSGESNGSQSAIPVAERDRVVSLARSLEPFDDSGLERPPKRARLRYGFRYAIGLAVVVALLYAGTAFTDFRLYWYVPLVAVPLVPVAAHYKWKNRGYALGDEHVITRNGFWVRRQKVVPYHRVQTVFSSQTVFQRRRDLATVTVDTAGSQSLTGQDAKAVDIDAGRAEEIREEVSDELYGALARRRREGRGRGSGPDSGPDTRPDGPGPGGTPADD comes from the coding sequence ATGAGCGACGACCGCCCGACCGACGACTCGCCAGCCGACATCCCGCCGGGCGACGCCCCGGCGGCCGACGACGCCCGGCCGGCGGACGCGGACCGCGAGACGGTCGGCGAGGCCGCCGCCGAGGAGGCCGAGAGCGCCGGTCCCTCGGCGGCGACGCCCCGGATCGAGGGGCCACAGAAGCTGAACGCGCTGACGGTCCCCTACCAGATCGCCCAGCAGGGGATCAGCATCGTCGTCGCCATCTTCATCTTCGGCGGGGGCGGCGTGTCGGCGCTGTTCGGGTCGGGTCGGAGCCTGCTGGCGATCGGCGCGGTCGTCGCCATCGTCCTCGGGATCGCGGCGTTCGTCGGCTACTTCGTCGCCCGCTACCGCCGCTTCGAGTACGAACTCACCGCCGACACCTTCGACATCCGCTCGGGTGTGCTCTCGCGGCGCGTGCGCGAGATCCCGCTGCGACGCATCCAGAACGTCGACATCAGCCAGAACGTCGTCCAGCGCGTCCTCGGGATCGCCGAGGTCGACCTGGAGACCGCCGGCGGCGGCGGGACGGAGGCGCAACTGCAGTACGTCGGCGTCGACGACGCCGAACGGCTCCAGTCGGAGATCAGCCGACTGAGCCGCGCGGCGAAGGCCGAGGAGGGCGAGACGACCGCGACCGACGAGGAGCGCTTCGAGACGGTGTTCTCGATCACCGACCGCGAGCTCGGGATCCTCGCGCTGATCTCGGTGGACCTCCGGCTCGCCTCCTTCCTCTTTTTCGGCGCCTCCATCTTCGCGCCGTCGGCGGTCTCGATGGCCCAGCCCGACAACTGGTGGGAGTACGGGTTCGGCCTCGACAGCCTCGTCGGCGCGTTCCTCGGGCCGCTGGCGGCGCTGGCCGCCGTCGCGGCGCTCGCGGTCGCCTCGGGCGTGCTCAACGCCGCCCGCTACTACGGGTTCCGGCTGGACCGGGGCGACGAGGAACTGCGCTACGAGCGGGGCCTGCTCCAGAAGTTCCGCGGGACGATCCCCCTCTCGAAGGTCCAGACGCTGACGCTGGAGGAGAACGTCCTCGCGCGGGCGCTGGGCTACGGCGCGCTGACCATCGAGACGGCGGGCTACACGCCGACGAGCGGCGAGTCGAACGGCTCCCAGTCGGCGATCCCCGTCGCCGAGCGCGACCGCGTCGTCTCGCTGGCGCGGTCGCTCGAACCGTTCGACGACTCGGGGCTCGAACGCCCGCCGAAGCGAGCGCGCCTGCGCTACGGCTTCCGCTACGCCATCGGGCTCGCCGTCGTCGTCGCCCTGCTGTACGCCGGCACGGCGTTCACCGACTTCCGGCTGTACTGGTACGTCCCGCTGGTCGCCGTGCCGCTCGTCCCCGTCGCCGCCCACTACAAGTGGAAGAACCGCGGCTACGCGCTCGGCGACGAACACGTGATCACCCGCAACGGCTTCTGGGTCCGCCGGCAGAAGGTGGTCCCCTACCACCGCGTCCAGACGGTCTTCAGCTCCCAGACGGTCTTCCAGCGGCGGCGGGACCTCGCGACGGTCACCGTCGACACCGCCGGCTCCCAGAGCCTCACCGGCCAGGACGCGAAGGCCGTCGACATCGACGCCGGGCGGGCCGAGGAGATCCGCGAGGAGGTGTCCGACGAGCTCTACGGGGCGCTCGCACGGCGCCGACGCGAGGGTCGTGGCCGCGGTTCCGGCCCTGATTCCGGCCCCGACACCCGCCCCGACGGACCGGGCCCGGGCGGGACGCCGGCGGACGACTGA
- a CDS encoding PH domain-containing protein, with protein sequence MHPKVRIEWVVGPLFGALLTAAVAGFITWAVAAEYLPYDRTRSAVAVGAGLFLLFAVYGAVRAVFLYRSWRYVVREESLYLTRGVLTKVQTVVPYVRVQHIDTRRSAFERVLGLSTLVVYTAGSRGADVTIPGLTPDTAEDLQSRLERLAIASEDEDAV encoded by the coding sequence CTGCACCCGAAGGTCCGGATCGAGTGGGTCGTCGGCCCGCTGTTCGGCGCGCTCCTGACTGCGGCGGTCGCCGGGTTCATCACCTGGGCGGTCGCGGCCGAGTACCTCCCCTACGATCGGACGAGAAGCGCCGTCGCGGTCGGAGCGGGGCTGTTCCTCCTGTTCGCGGTGTACGGCGCCGTGCGCGCCGTCTTCCTCTACCGGTCGTGGCGCTACGTCGTCCGCGAGGAGTCGCTGTATCTCACCCGGGGCGTCCTCACCAAGGTCCAGACCGTGGTGCCCTACGTGCGCGTCCAGCACATCGACACGCGCCGCTCGGCGTTCGAGCGCGTGCTCGGCCTCTCGACGCTGGTCGTCTACACCGCCGGCTCCCGCGGCGCCGACGTGACGATCCCCGGACTCACGCCCGACACGGCCGAGGACCTGCAGTCCCGGCTCGAACGGCTCGCGATCGCCTCCGAGGACGAAGACGCAGTATGA
- a CDS encoding aldo/keto reductase, which translates to MEYTTLGSTGVEVSRICLGCMSFGSSDWREWVLDEEEGIELVERARDLGINFFDTANMYSRGESERVLGKALEGHREESVVATKGFFQMDDDDPNSGGLSRKAIEQELDNSLDRLGMDTVDLYQIHRWDYDTPVEETLRALDDAVRREKVRYVGASSMWTRQFADALHTSERLGLERFQTMQNHYNLLYREEEREMLPYCEQENVGVIPWSPLARGYLTRPHEEYDATTRGETDDYAREHPYFEGGGKEINERVAELADEYGATMAQIGLAWLLDKEPVDAPIVGTTSIEHLEQAVEALDISLSESDTEYLEEPYEPVRVSGHE; encoded by the coding sequence ATGGAGTACACCACACTGGGATCGACCGGCGTCGAGGTCAGCCGCATCTGTCTCGGGTGCATGAGCTTCGGCTCGTCGGACTGGCGCGAGTGGGTCTTGGACGAGGAGGAGGGCATCGAACTGGTCGAGCGCGCTCGCGACCTCGGCATCAACTTCTTCGACACCGCGAACATGTACTCGCGGGGCGAGTCCGAGCGGGTCCTCGGGAAGGCGCTGGAGGGCCACCGCGAGGAGAGCGTCGTCGCGACGAAGGGCTTCTTCCAGATGGACGACGACGACCCGAACTCGGGCGGACTCTCGCGGAAGGCCATCGAGCAGGAACTCGACAACTCCCTCGACCGGCTGGGGATGGACACGGTCGACCTCTACCAGATCCACCGCTGGGACTACGACACGCCCGTCGAGGAGACGCTGCGGGCGCTCGACGACGCCGTCCGCCGCGAGAAGGTCCGGTACGTCGGCGCCTCGTCGATGTGGACCCGCCAGTTCGCCGACGCGCTGCACACGAGCGAGCGGCTGGGGCTCGAACGGTTCCAGACGATGCAGAACCACTACAACCTCCTCTACCGGGAGGAGGAGCGGGAGATGTTGCCGTACTGCGAGCAGGAGAACGTCGGGGTCATCCCCTGGAGTCCGCTGGCCCGCGGGTATCTCACCCGGCCGCACGAGGAGTACGACGCGACGACGCGGGGCGAGACCGACGATTACGCCCGGGAACATCCCTACTTCGAGGGGGGCGGGAAGGAGATCAACGAGCGCGTCGCGGAGCTGGCCGACGAGTACGGCGCGACGATGGCCCAGATCGGGCTGGCGTGGCTGCTGGACAAGGAGCCCGTCGACGCGCCGATCGTCGGCACGACGAGTATCGAACACCTCGAACAGGCCGTCGAGGCGCTGGACATCTCGCTGTCGGAGTCCGACACCGAGTATCTGGAGGAGCCGTACGAACCGGTCCGGGTGTCCGGTCACGAGTGA
- a CDS encoding ABC transporter permease, with translation MRSLLADPRLTIAKRDLASLSREKTIVLALLIQLFVAAFSSFLVVGLTSLYSPGSVSAGEVVVGVAGEHDDALVRAANDQEGVRAIVYPNPDAARDAYHDGSVHATLLATDSGDRIDVAVIAPQESIETTLIVDQVRTLLESVERTERIARADHLDNSPVPLPEDVDASPYFGFTYTVLVPLLLFLPPFISGSVAVDALTEEIERGTLELLRVAPLSLVDIVDGKALAMILIAPAQAALWIGLLGFNGIAVSNVPQILLVVTALTTLVVTLGLSLGVLTAKRRQAQLLYSVLVIFGFGLLTFVPEHPATTVAKLAVDSPTATTTLHVAAYAVAAVVLFVGARRLVARTDPEGL, from the coding sequence GTGCGGTCGCTGCTCGCCGACCCGCGACTCACCATCGCGAAGCGCGACCTCGCCTCGCTCAGCCGCGAGAAGACGATCGTCCTCGCGCTGCTGATCCAGCTGTTCGTCGCCGCGTTCTCGTCGTTCCTCGTCGTCGGGCTCACGTCGCTGTACAGCCCCGGGTCCGTCTCGGCCGGCGAGGTGGTCGTCGGCGTGGCCGGCGAGCACGACGACGCGCTCGTCCGCGCGGCCAACGACCAGGAGGGCGTCCGCGCGATCGTCTACCCGAACCCCGACGCCGCTCGCGACGCCTACCACGACGGGAGCGTCCACGCGACGCTGCTGGCGACGGACTCGGGCGACCGGATCGACGTGGCGGTGATCGCCCCACAGGAGAGCATCGAGACGACGCTGATCGTCGACCAGGTCCGGACCCTGCTCGAATCGGTCGAGCGCACCGAGCGGATCGCCCGCGCCGACCACCTCGACAACTCGCCGGTGCCGCTGCCGGAGGACGTGGACGCCAGCCCCTACTTCGGGTTCACCTACACGGTGCTGGTCCCGCTGCTCCTGTTTCTCCCCCCGTTCATCAGCGGCTCCGTCGCCGTCGACGCGCTGACCGAGGAGATCGAGCGCGGCACGCTGGAACTGCTGCGGGTCGCGCCGCTGTCGCTGGTCGACATCGTCGACGGGAAGGCGCTGGCGATGATCCTGATCGCGCCCGCCCAGGCCGCGCTGTGGATCGGCCTGCTCGGGTTCAACGGCATCGCCGTGTCGAACGTTCCCCAGATCCTGCTCGTCGTGACCGCGCTGACGACGCTGGTCGTCACCCTCGGGCTCTCGCTGGGCGTCCTGACAGCGAAACGCCGGCAGGCACAGCTACTGTACTCGGTGCTGGTGATCTTCGGGTTCGGCCTGCTGACGTTCGTCCCCGAGCACCCGGCGACGACCGTCGCGAAACTCGCCGTCGACAGCCCGACGGCGACGACGACGCTCCACGTCGCCGCCTACGCCGTCGCCGCGGTCGTCCTGTTCGTCGGCGCCCGCCGGCTCGTTGCGCGGACGGATCCCGAAGGGCTCTGA